Proteins encoded by one window of Synechococcus sp. MVIR-18-1:
- a CDS encoding DUF3303 domain-containing protein, protein MARFMIQWCAPDPTSDDYTKAIVDYIKGGKPMDEFAGFKLLARQIHPQTGGGVLLVEADNLAAVQKHTYPWTKGLGVTATITPGLSDEEFVELEERMTS, encoded by the coding sequence ATGGCACGTTTCATGATCCAGTGGTGCGCTCCCGATCCCACCAGCGATGACTACACCAAGGCGATTGTGGATTACATCAAGGGCGGCAAGCCAATGGATGAATTTGCCGGTTTTAAGTTGCTGGCGCGTCAGATCCATCCCCAAACCGGAGGAGGTGTGCTCCTAGTGGAAGCCGACAACCTTGCAGCAGTGCAGAAGCACACCTATCCCTGGACCAAAGGGCTCGGCGTCACGGCGACGATCACGCCTGGTCTCAGCGATGAGGAGTTTGTCGAGCTTGAGGAAAGAATGACCAGCTGA
- a CDS encoding putative quinol monooxygenase, which produces MATFDQTTPFMLLARIHVKPGCVDRYLELARVTDAAVQASEPGMMHHTFDQDPEDPQAFVWSEVYANDQAFAAHVSNPPVQEYLQKHAELGDGFSIEVYGTVGDECKKLMESFGLPLKIYPTMLGYSRV; this is translated from the coding sequence ATGGCGACGTTCGATCAAACCACTCCCTTCATGCTGTTGGCCCGGATCCATGTGAAGCCGGGATGCGTGGACAGGTATCTGGAGCTGGCCCGTGTGACTGACGCTGCTGTTCAAGCTTCCGAGCCTGGAATGATGCATCACACCTTTGATCAGGATCCGGAAGACCCACAGGCATTTGTTTGGTCAGAGGTCTACGCAAATGACCAAGCATTTGCCGCTCACGTGTCCAACCCTCCAGTCCAGGAGTACTTGCAGAAACATGCTGAATTAGGAGATGGGTTCAGCATCGAGGTTTACGGCACTGTTGGTGATGAGTGCAAAAAGCTGATGGAGTCCTTCGGCCTTCCACTGAAGATCTACCCCACCATGCTTGGTTACAGCAGGGTTTAA
- a CDS encoding site-specific integrase, giving the protein MPRISQIEPWVKPFRDQIKVSCGPGWKVLNSRGTMRLQVVDVGSVMLPYEWTLKGSTQALPRIQQIFKRWDGGRITLTAASQVANTSSSHQKLDFTQLVDAFQKFVPYAGEKTWKENYVPVLRNCREQFKDRPPVDGEALCMAALAQWEQGTRMRQISRRVLSKFLDWAVQRGHLKPIYSPPARLPETLKPKRVGFPLSDAQILSLIESIPDPRWQFAIQLLAVFGLRPEELRWLRIKDGALWCIYEKSMGGIKGQKTEPRRLHPLFVRDVDGTAVDWKLQARLQIGEELPPLRTEGKGAQAVTSYLRRRKTWMAMIEEADHAGEQLTTYSFRHRYAKESHTKNLPVANIAEAMGHTMEVHLKNYGRFKPSGTGNLYAEVNV; this is encoded by the coding sequence TTGCCACGCATCAGTCAAATTGAGCCTTGGGTGAAGCCCTTTAGGGACCAGATAAAGGTGTCTTGTGGTCCTGGTTGGAAGGTCCTGAATAGTCGTGGAACGATGCGACTTCAGGTCGTTGATGTGGGGTCAGTGATGCTCCCTTACGAGTGGACGCTGAAAGGATCAACGCAAGCCTTGCCTCGTATTCAGCAGATCTTTAAGCGTTGGGATGGTGGGCGCATCACCCTTACTGCTGCATCGCAAGTCGCCAACACAAGCAGTTCACATCAGAAACTCGATTTCACTCAGTTAGTTGATGCTTTTCAGAAGTTCGTTCCTTATGCAGGCGAGAAAACGTGGAAAGAGAATTACGTGCCTGTTCTCCGCAACTGCCGCGAGCAATTCAAAGACCGACCCCCAGTGGACGGTGAAGCTCTTTGTATGGCAGCACTGGCGCAATGGGAACAGGGCACAAGGATGCGACAAATCAGCCGCAGAGTCCTTTCCAAGTTCTTGGATTGGGCGGTGCAAAGGGGTCACCTAAAACCCATTTACAGCCCACCTGCTCGTTTGCCTGAAACGTTGAAGCCAAAGCGGGTTGGGTTCCCACTCAGCGATGCACAAATCCTTTCCTTGATTGAATCAATCCCTGACCCTCGCTGGCAGTTTGCTATTCAATTGCTTGCGGTTTTTGGGTTGCGTCCTGAAGAGTTGCGTTGGTTGCGAATCAAGGATGGTGCTCTTTGGTGCATCTATGAAAAATCAATGGGTGGCATCAAAGGTCAGAAAACAGAACCGCGTCGCTTGCATCCGTTGTTTGTCCGTGATGTTGACGGCACGGCTGTTGATTGGAAGCTTCAGGCTCGTCTTCAAATCGGTGAAGAATTGCCTCCCCTAAGAACTGAAGGAAAAGGTGCTCAAGCTGTCACCTCATATCTGCGAAGACGTAAAACCTGGATGGCAATGATTGAGGAGGCAGACCATGCAGGTGAACAGCTCACGACTTATTCATTCAGGCATCGCTACGCCAAAGAAAGCCATACCAAGAACCTTCCTGTCGCCAACATCGCTGAGGCAATGGGACACACGATGGAAGTCCATCTCAAGAACTACGGCAGGTTCAAACCATCAGGAACAGGAAACCTTTATGCAGAGGTGAACGTTTAG
- a CDS encoding DUF1651 domain-containing protein, translating into MHRHPKHRLVRLRQESPMGSVLCPAASFCWSTCPTSCCFLGGSVCLGDMAALEDERLKEQSQPNGESRQTSLMWQQQPDYARYKEKSNGEGWLVNRQEGMLLQIKPDTPTQHAQFVLVSYYRLSARIGKPIRQQRMLRHLGIEMWINLQKIGWQRCTPPN; encoded by the coding sequence ATGCATCGTCATCCCAAACATCGCTTGGTAAGACTTAGGCAGGAGTCTCCTATGGGGTCTGTCCTATGTCCTGCCGCCAGCTTTTGTTGGTCCACCTGTCCTACTAGTTGCTGCTTTCTGGGTGGCTCTGTTTGCTTGGGCGATATGGCGGCTTTGGAAGACGAACGGCTAAAAGAACAGTCTCAACCCAATGGGGAATCTCGCCAAACTTCTCTGATGTGGCAGCAGCAGCCTGATTACGCCAGATACAAAGAGAAGTCCAACGGTGAAGGCTGGCTGGTCAACAGACAGGAAGGGATGCTCCTTCAGATCAAGCCCGATACACCAACGCAACATGCTCAGTTCGTTTTGGTGAGCTATTACCGCTTGTCAGCTCGCATTGGGAAACCCATCAGGCAGCAAAGGATGCTCAGGCATCTAGGCATCGAGATGTGGATCAACTTGCAGAAGATCGGTTGGCAACGCTGCACGCCGCCCAATTGA
- a CDS encoding carbamoyl-phosphate synthase yields MQSSLRLSLSLSGVAALALSNGAVLSAAAQDVGGAEDLGVMEINLKDAVKFNWGFQGALQGAGTPNQTGIGGFLPIAVGENSVFFADVLLNANFADYGGNSSIVNTEVAGTTISTSSRLGYRWLNSDRSWMYGVNGGYDSRPMNTGNAETGVTLYDKESAFFQQIAAGLEAVSDTWNFNAYALIPVGDTEQRLNARYFGGALDTYGLDVGYFITPDLNASIGYYYQSGDLGTADGSGVQVELDYQIAYGLTAGINVSYDEAFETRVSGNIEYRFGSNSSAAETKKKAWQKPTIQALSESVKNRNVRVHDATDPQNSCKIFNPLDGRPVATFFGSQYKATLTAGTAGKRRRWHCNPGNPGNGGWEPA; encoded by the coding sequence ATGCAGAGTTCCTTGCGGCTGTCGTTATCGCTGAGTGGTGTTGCTGCACTGGCACTCTCTAACGGCGCTGTGTTGTCTGCTGCTGCTCAAGACGTTGGCGGCGCAGAAGACCTCGGGGTGATGGAGATCAACCTCAAGGATGCAGTCAAGTTCAACTGGGGTTTTCAAGGCGCACTACAAGGAGCAGGCACGCCAAATCAAACAGGTATTGGTGGGTTCCTTCCGATAGCTGTAGGCGAGAACAGTGTGTTCTTTGCTGATGTTCTGCTCAATGCGAACTTTGCTGATTACGGCGGTAATAGCAGCATCGTCAATACAGAAGTTGCTGGTACAACAATCAGCACCTCGTCAAGGCTTGGGTATCGCTGGCTGAATAGTGACCGCAGCTGGATGTATGGCGTGAACGGCGGCTATGACAGCAGGCCGATGAATACAGGCAATGCTGAAACAGGTGTCACGCTCTACGACAAGGAAAGTGCTTTCTTTCAGCAGATCGCAGCAGGTTTAGAAGCAGTCTCTGATACCTGGAACTTCAATGCTTATGCCTTGATCCCAGTTGGTGATACAGAGCAGCGCCTCAATGCGCGTTATTTCGGTGGGGCACTTGATACCTATGGCCTTGATGTTGGTTATTTCATCACACCAGATCTCAATGCCTCAATTGGTTACTACTACCAAAGCGGTGATCTAGGAACAGCAGATGGTTCAGGCGTTCAGGTCGAGCTGGATTATCAGATCGCCTATGGATTAACTGCTGGTATCAATGTTTCCTATGACGAAGCTTTTGAAACCAGAGTTTCAGGCAACATTGAGTATCGCTTTGGTAGCAATAGTTCAGCTGCAGAAACCAAGAAAAAAGCATGGCAAAAGCCAACCATTCAAGCCTTATCTGAAAGCGTTAAAAACAGGAATGTTCGCGTTCATGATGCAACAGATCCACAGAATAGCTGCAAGATATTTAATCCGCTCGACGGCCGTCCTGTCGCAACATTTTTCGGGAGCCAATACAAGGCAACACTCACGGCGGGCACGGCGGGAAAGAGGCGTAGGTGGCACTGTAACCCAGGTAACCCAGGCAATGGCGGCTGGGAACCCGCTTGA